In Coffea eugenioides isolate CCC68of chromosome 4, Ceug_1.0, whole genome shotgun sequence, the genomic stretch CCAGTTGTTCCATGATGATTAGCATTCCAAATTATTTATGTTGAATACTCACAAAAGAACCACGAAACAAATAAGAAATCAtgaaaattataaatttattgCATACCAACCGAGTTGAGAGATCATGGATTAAACCTTAAAGATACTTTATTTTGCATTCAGAACTTTAACCTTAAACTTTGTGAGTCTTTAGCTAGCCAAAATAGTGAAGTTGCTATATAAACCTGAGCAATTGAAGCTGAACCGAGAGGATTGGCATCAAATGTGTCAAACAACTCGTCAACACTTTGACTAAGCTCCTTCTCCAGCTCAGCTTTGATCACATTGTACGGCGTACCTGGAGCTTGATCACACAGTGTGACCAGTCTTCTCACCCATGCAGCTGGTGCCAAGTCAGGTTTCCCAACTATTTGTGCAACCTATACAAAACATAATCCACCAAAAccatgaaggaaaaaaaaaaaaaaacccaaaatgACAGCCTCCATAAGTCACAAACACGTAGTACCTATTTAAACCAAAATCTTTAACTCAGAACAGTGCCATAAGAGCCCAATTACACAGTAAAAGAGTAACCTTTTAAGGCAAACAATAGTCAAAACTTAACAATTGATGGCTTTTAAGAAGTATAGaagattaaaaattttaaaggtGCAATCAACAGGAGTACCTTTAGAAAAAACCCACCAAGATCAGCACACATATTATAAATCTTGTCAGCGGCAAGCTCATGCTGCCTCTCCCACATTGCCTCCTGCTTTTTCACATCCTTCTCAAAGCACACTTTAAGTTGAAACACCTGAAAGGAATTTTCCCCCattaaacaaaaatgaaaagtgaaaaaaaaaaaaaaattctaagcTAATCCCAATATTAATTCACGGATAGAGAGACCTTATAGCCAGTGTAGATATCAATAGTTCGAGCCCAGAATTCAAAAGAACGCTGCCAAGGTCTCAACTTTATGGAGAGCTTTTCCTGGAAATCTTTCAAATCAAGCGGCAAAATCATGGTGGTCTCTGATAATCTTCAGCTTCACTAAAAATGGGTTCCTACTAATTTCCTAATGTTTTCCACAAATTCAAGTTAAACTCTGGGGCAGCTGGATTTCTGTTATGAACACATACAGGATGTTACAAAAGAAACATGAGCACTGAAACTGAAGAAACTCATTTGGGTTGCATGGTCAAGAATTGAAGATGATTGAGAAGGTGATAGCATTATATAGTAGTTTGTCCGTGGGATGGAAAATTGTGGCTGAGCAAAGCAAAAGAATTTAGCCACTTTCTTGTGTTTGTGGGAATCATGGCACCTGTAGGTACGTACTTGGTTTGGCCCGCTTGGTCGAGGGTGAGTGATGAAAAAGTGAGTAAATCGTTAGCCCAGTGCATTTGGCATGAACATAATAAGTGAATTGTCATATTTGTACTTTCAAAATTGATAGATTGGTGACTTATTCCAGTCAAATTTATAAGGTGACAAGAGATAAAATTTGAGCGTTTTCTGAACGTTAGAGGATAAAATTGATCATTTTAATTCTGAGACActaaaattttatatacacaATATGCTAGGGATGATTGGTGTAGTTTTCCCTTACATCTTTTGTTAGTTGATTTTGATACCTCCAATTGCCAACTttttaataaatcaaataaagaagcaaTTCTATTCTTTTTTGGGGTAATATATTGCTTTTTGCGACGCTTCATTCTAGGACCACTCCACTTTACAAATGCACCATCCGCCTTCGGGAATCCTCGAGGCTAAATCTtcagcccaaaaaaaaaaaagtgacaaAAACTAATTAAATTTCCCAAAACCCTAGCAAAATTATGATTAAACCTTTATACATTTTTTTGGGGTCAATTTAGCGAAGAAAATATGAAGTATGTAACATCCCATGGCTGGTATTAAGATATTGAAGCCAACTAATGAATTAGTTCAAGGGGCCATCCAATTTTATGTGGTCCAATATAAGgggatatatatatttttttttttttaagaaggGGATTTTATGTGGTCCAATACAATGGGATTTGACTTAGTGCCTTTCCATTCTACGGCATATAATTTAATGTTAAGGGATCTAAACTCAGTTAACCCATCACTTAACGTATAGTATAAGACAATCTATTGCCAGTTGACAGAAGGAAAATCAATGCGCATGAGTTGGCACCTTGGAAAGCATCAAATCGGCATTAATTCCAATTTCAAGtgtcaaaatggcaaaaagtAAATGGATGGTTTGGCTTTTCACTCTCAGATACTTTTTCACCATCCGATTAATGCAGAAATTAACATTAATGATTAATCATCCCAGTACAGTAAAATGCTAGTGCAAGGTTAGATTGATTGTGTAACatttttgtttggatagtgtattatttgaaatattatttggaataattactgtagcattttttgtgatgtgatgtgtgtgagataaaaaggtgattgggaatataaaaagataggttgaaaaatgtgtttgtgatgcaagcgaaatattatttggaataattttggTATCCAAACACTCGAAATGCATGtgattagggatggcaacggggtcccccgccccccgccccgttgcctattagttcCCCCCGTCCCCCGTCCGTCCCCCGTTtcccgccccgccccgcctccgccccgccttgccccgcttcccccgcgggggTACCCGCgaggttaataaaattttattatataattttattataattaaattttaataaataatcaagtactaaaatatcaacacatcaccaaattattattcattataattttacaattgaaactcataaaaacaatcaaacagaagttatttgaatacaatccaatatgatgaaataaatataactaaaatagtcaagttttcacttttagtacaaatgcaatcactaattctttattgtgtttgtgcttttttttgagaaaaaaatgttattctattaagtgtaattagaaatttagtataaatgtattagtaaatttaatataactaattaataaattctattagtagacatgcataattattcatataattgataatatcaattctattacataaactaatatacattatataatacatctaactaataatatcattatcataagtttataactaattaacttacatattatatatatttttatattttttttttgttttgcgggTGGCGTGACGGGGcccgccccccgccccgtttctaagcggggggaaataattcccccccgccccaccccccgccccgagagccccccgcgggCAGCCGCCCCCATTGTCATCCCTACATGTGATGGATGGCCTAAGAAGTTAGCTCAGTCGCACGTCTTCAATGTCCTAAAGTAGTGAAAAAAGAGCCACCAACTTCAATTGATGGCATTatgattattaatcaatttTCTTGTCAACTGGCACCAACTGTCACTCTGTAAACGTAACTTTTTCTTGCATGAAAATGAAATGGACATAAACCAAAATAAACACCCCATTCCCCCGTCAAGATAGAATTAGAAGTTTTGAATTTTAATCCCTCTACCCTGTTTCCGCTTCTTCAATTCCATCCCTTTCTttgctataaaaaaaatttttaaaaaaaaaaccaaaaagcaaaacaaaatagTACCAGTAAATGTACAAACTGCCCTTTTGCAAAACTAGCCCAGTGCCTACtcctatgttttcagaaccagACAGGGTATCGACTTGGTCAAactcaggggtcaggggtcaatagGTTCAACCGAGTTCGATAGGGGTTGAACCGGATGACgttataaataaaaattatttaaaaattaaaatattatatgtaaaatacctaataacatgttaatattaataaatgtatattcatatatatttgatgtttcaaatatatttaacaagaaaatacaaagaaattagaacaatcaaatagcaatttatattatttaatgagcattaacaagtttagaattaaaattatggatttaattgaaaaataacaccaaactttaagaaaatattgataaagtatgaaatatttgaggtatattaatagTTTTTAACAATctaggggtcaaaacataatatttaaaaagtttgagttttttttttaaatgctgATTGAACCGAAAAATCCGGTTTTCCCGGTCAAAACCGGATTTTTGCTTACCCGATTTTTTAGCATAACTCGAACCGGACACTTGGCCGGTTCCCAGTTCGATCGAACCGGTCGGTCCTgtccgagttttaaaacacaGGCCTACTCCAATCCCACTGAATATGGCAAGCTGGGTGTGGATGCTCCAGCCGAGGTGACACAACCCAACATGTGTTTGATCGAGGTCATTCCCCATGTCTTCGTCCTCCTAAGGTGATTTCACCTCGGTCAGTTGGATCCATTTGGTTATTCGGTATCTGGTACTTACAGGCAAAAGTTAACAAGTGTCAGACAAGTTGATATGACTGCTACCACTGTCATACCCAGACCTATCTCTGATACCACTGCCCTAGGCTCACTCCTTGTAGATAACGAGGAGTAGGTTCCATCATTCCTCTTGTCGATTTCCTCACTATAAATACTCCCCTCCATTTGAGAGGGGAGAGAGGATTTTGGCTTAGTTTCTCTCGTGCTTATAACTTGTCCAACTAGTACCGCTTTTACTCCTAATCCCTTGCATAACTGACTTTAGCATAGAAGCTAGATCGGGAAACAAAGCTCCGATTATGTCTCTATCTTGACAGGTATGCATGTGTCGTAGACTCAGTTCATTAGTTTGGAAATCACCTtgtcggaaaaaaaaaaaaaaaaaaagaggaaaaagcaACTTTACAAATGATTACTGGAAGGTAGCGAGCGCTTTAACATAATTTAGATGCTGCATTTGACAGGATGTTGGGTCCAAAAAAGAGAGTTGATCATAATGCCATTGTCCTTTCGGAATGATTTTAATCACTTTCGGGGTTTAATCTTTGGGTTCGACATAATTGACTTGGATTGGACATAATTTTGATGTCGTCATAATACAAATTACTTGcgcattattattattattatgagaGTCTCTCCAGCCTCCGAacaattaattatatataaaatcaGGACCAAACCTAATTTCAGCTGATATTAAACTGTGCAGCAACTGCTTTAACctggaaaaggaaaacaaactgTCTATCCACGCCTCAAAGCACATTTACTGAAGGCCGTACAGCAATGAAAATAGCAGGATACCTGCTCCTGCTATGAATGCTGCTTAACGATTTTGCATAACTAGTGACAAATACCGAACCGATCCATTGGTTATCTTGCCTTGCAGTTCTGGATTCTCTTCCCCATCTCTACATAGAGAGGGAGaaacagtttttttttgggggggagggggggtgTTGGGGGGTGGTTGATACCCACCCGGAAGTGTATTCTTTTCAACTTAGACAACCACAGGAAGGAACAAGTAGCTAAAAATTGAACAATAAATGATCGAGGGGTTCTGCCTCAGAGGTTACAAAGAAAGAAGATCGTTACATCCAGTTACACATTTGCTAAGAATTAAAATCACTGAGGCACGAATTAACCATCGATCTGAAATTTCAAATGACGCGAACATTCTCCGTTGTCTACTCGATTTTAACACAATAGTAAAAGAAGGCACAAGCAGATCCGTCCAAAGATTGCATAAAggttataatttttttaagaCTCAGTAATGATCTGAAATAGTCCACCAAGTTCCAGGGAAAGAACTGAGGACATCCCGCTAGAAATACATCAGATGACTAGTCAAGAACTTCAAGGCATAATTCCTCGAATTGCCATGTCATCACCCAAAGCAAAACAACAGTTACATAACTCATAGATCAATGACACGAGAGAGCTTCTGAATACGATTCAACAAGAAATCTCCCTGCTTGATGGTTGCCTGGTAGAGGGCATTCTTTGCATCCGGACGATTAGTTTCTAGCACACCTGCTACTTTATCGATCTTGCAGTGTAGCTTTCCAGCGGCAATAAAGCGGGACAGCTCCCTGCAGAAGAATTAAATACCCAAACATCAATTTATTTGTATAATGGCAGTAATTTGAAGTTACAGGTAAGAGCTCATAGGATCAAGATACATGACAAACTTACAAGTCAATGAAATCCACAGTCACCCCAAATGCTTTTGCCATAGCTTCAATGGTAACACTCTTGTAGGACTCGAGGAATTGTGAATAAACCACACTTCTAACCTCCCTCATGTAATACCGGAAGTGTGGGTACAAGTACCGGTCCAATTTAATATACTCAGTTAAGCCAGCTGAAAGTCATTTGAATACATTGAATAAGACAAACTGTAAATAAGTGACAAAACATTGGTCCAAACTGTGATAGTTCAACAGAGGAGACGGTGGTTTGTGTGAATAGCAGAAACACTGAAGCAGATAACTATATCAGATTATTTAACAATTACTACTTcatagaaaattaaagaaaaagagaagaattttaaaaaatcctTAATCTAGAAAAGTAGTAGCTAGCTCAAATCTGAACAAACATATAGCATATtaatttgtcacatatttaagCAGCGTGGAGCCAGTCCCTAAGAACAACCCAAGTCCAATCTGCAGCACACGTCAGTCTGGGGAAGGAGGGAAGGCTGGATTTGACATTATATGTTCAAGAGCCTATGCCCTTAAAGGTCCTCTTTTCTATCGAGAATGAGGTATTTCATAAATATGTTTGTAAGATAGTGACATAAATTAAACAGCATTTATACTTACCAAAAGCAGAGAAAAATGATTTATATTGACAATCATAAAGTGAGTTCAAAAACTCTGACAAAAATGGGATTTTCCCAATAACTGCCAAGATCTCTGGGGCATCAACAACCTGCCACAAACAGCACAGGCACCATAAGTTCTACTTCATCCCTTTTATCATCTTCCAGAAAAAGATGAAAAGTATTAGAATGTCATCAAGGGGATGTGGTTAGACAGGAATGAAAATATGATTTGCTTATTTGATCTACAATTGAACCAGAATCatcttaaaaaaaatgaataccTTCTGTTTCAGGGAAACTCTGTCTAGTGATATGATGCTTGTAAGGACAGTGTAAAATATGAAGGTGTCATAGGTAAAAAGTTCGTAAGTCGTAAAAGTTGAAATGGAATCGAGAAAAAGATTTGCTGCTTTCTTGAAGTTACGTGTTGACATGCAGAACAAGCCCTCATACACCTTCAACCTGTTCTTTCTTTCCCAGTCACCTCCTTCTTCAAACAAGCTGCAAGCCACAAGTCAAGAGCAAATATTAAGGAAAACTGGAGCACACATAGCTATAATATaagtgtgtatatattattGAAGATCAATATATAAATATCCTTTACTTCTTTGCTTTATCAATACTCTTTGATATGAGATCAAAGTCCATATAGAAGAAACCAATCTGCAGTGTGTGAAAAACTAGGTCCATCTTTTGGCCAACTGCAACTGTTTTACTTTCTGTGACTTTGAGCTGCTCAAGTGCCTTCTCCTGGATTCATTGTGAAGCAAATATCCAAAAAAATGGTTAAATCATGAGGAGGGATATGGAGGTGCAATGATGGAAAAAAGTTCACTCGTCTACCTTATCACTAATTCGGATGTAAAACAAAGATT encodes the following:
- the LOC113768005 gene encoding 26S proteasome non-ATPase regulatory subunit 6 homolog → MENQEGKQQPHLILANKLFLLTHPDVDDIEKVRLRDEVYNAVVSDDMAPLYETLVANGVLNLDQKVLDSMRAKIDEELKQLDEKIADAEENLGESEVREAHLAKSLFYIRISDKEKALEQLKVTESKTVAVGQKMDLVFHTLQIGFFYMDFDLISKSIDKAKNLFEEGGDWERKNRLKVYEGLFCMSTRNFKKAANLFLDSISTFTTYELFTYDTFIFYTVLTSIISLDRVSLKQKVVDAPEILAVIGKIPFLSEFLNSLYDCQYKSFFSAFAGLTEYIKLDRYLYPHFRYYMREVRSVVYSQFLESYKSVTIEAMAKAFGVTVDFIDLELSRFIAAGKLHCKIDKVAGVLETNRPDAKNALYQATIKQGDFLLNRIQKLSRVIDL